The Pontibacter sp. SGAir0037 DNA segment GATTGGGAATGGTTTTTAAATCCTGTTGCTGCGCACAGATATTCCCCTGGTAAGGCACCTGCTGCTGAAATGCCTTAAAAAAAGTGGTTTTGCCTGCCCCATTATGCCCTATAATAGCTACAAAGGCAGGAGCTGCTATAGAAAATGAAAGGTTGCGGATAAGAACGCGCTGCTCATAACCCGCAACCAAATTATTTACTTCAACAATCAAGTTCTAATTAATTATGAATTACAAATTATGAATTATAAGTGGTTACCAAAGACCATTCATAATTCATTATTCATAATTAGCATTAGTACTCGTCTTCGTTAAACATGAAATCTTCCTTAGTAGGATAATCAGGCCAAATCTCTTCGATGTTTTCGTACGGCTGACCATCGTCTTCAAGTGCTTGCAGGTTCTCTACTACTTCCATTGGCGCTCCAGAGCGGATGGAGTAATCAATAAGTTCATCTTTAGTAGCTGGCCAGGGTGCATCCTCCAGGTACGAAGCTAATTCCAATGTCCAATACATAGTATGTTTCTCCTTAAAAATTTAATGCTTTTAAAAAATAGTTTGCAAAAGTATAAATAAAAACAAGAACAAAAATTTTT contains these protein-coding regions:
- a CDS encoding DUF2795 domain-containing protein; translation: MYWTLELASYLEDAPWPATKDELIDYSIRSGAPMEVVENLQALEDDGQPYENIEEIWPDYPTKEDFMFNEDEY